The following proteins are encoded in a genomic region of Streptococcus sp. 29892:
- a CDS encoding DegV family protein: protein MKKWKIVADSGCDYRQLNNLAPDTEFVSVPLTIQIGADTFVDQADLDIDKMMEVMYASSEAASSACPSPQAYQTAFEGAENVVVITLTGGLSGSFNAARVARDMFVEEHPEVNIHLIDSLSAGGEMDLIVDEINRLISAGLEFDELVQAITAYQENSKLLFVLAKVDNLVKNGRLSKLLGTVVGLLNIRMVGEASSEGKLELLQKARGHKKSVTAAFDEMKKAGYKGGRIVMAHRNNAKFFQQFSDLVKAEFASAIIEEVPTSGLCSFYAEEGGLLMGYEINSK, encoded by the coding sequence ATGAAAAAATGGAAAATCGTTGCAGATTCAGGCTGTGACTATCGTCAGTTAAATAACCTTGCCCCTGATACAGAATTTGTCAGTGTGCCCTTGACCATTCAGATTGGTGCAGACACCTTTGTTGACCAGGCTGACTTGGACATTGACAAGATGATGGAGGTGATGTACGCCTCTTCTGAAGCAGCTAGTTCTGCCTGTCCAAGTCCACAGGCCTATCAGACAGCATTTGAGGGAGCGGAAAATGTTGTTGTTATAACCTTGACAGGTGGTTTGTCAGGTAGTTTCAATGCTGCTCGTGTGGCGCGTGATATGTTTGTCGAGGAACATCCTGAAGTCAATATCCATCTCATTGATAGCCTTTCAGCTGGCGGAGAAATGGATCTCATTGTTGATGAAATCAATCGACTGATTTCGGCTGGTTTGGAATTTGATGAGCTTGTACAAGCCATCACCGCCTACCAAGAAAATAGTAAATTGCTCTTTGTCCTTGCCAAGGTTGATAATTTGGTGAAAAATGGTCGTCTCAGCAAATTGCTTGGAACAGTCGTTGGCCTTCTCAATATCCGTATGGTTGGGGAAGCAAGTAGCGAAGGGAAGCTAGAATTGCTCCAGAAAGCGCGTGGTCATAAGAAATCTGTCACAGCTGCCTTTGATGAGATGAAGAAGGCTGGCTATAAGGGCGGTCGTATTGTCATGGCTCACCGTAACAATGCTAAGTTCTTCCAACAGTTTTCAGACTTGGTCAAGGCTGAATTTGCTAGTGCAATCATCGAAGAGGTACCGACATCAGGCCTTTGCTCTTTTTATGCAGAAGAAGGCGGTCTTTTGATGGGCTATGAAATAAATTCAAAATAA
- a CDS encoding TetR/AcrR family transcriptional regulator, producing MAERKISPTSLKNLYQSNKETNQLTKESIETALLFLLEKKDIKQISVSELVRKAGVSRNAFYRNYKSKEEILETYYERTSSNLKKKWQDLQDKVQKEGVKQSFAEFVQEQKRKAEQSKTFSNVSQWIKEKTKRD from the coding sequence ATGGCAGAACGTAAGATTTCACCAACTTCTTTAAAAAATCTCTATCAATCCAATAAAGAAACCAATCAACTGACCAAAGAATCCATCGAAACAGCTCTGCTATTTCTCCTAGAAAAAAAGGACATCAAGCAGATATCAGTATCCGAGTTGGTCAGAAAGGCTGGCGTATCACGCAATGCCTTCTACCGCAATTACAAGTCCAAAGAAGAGATTTTAGAAACCTACTACGAGCGGACTTCTAGCAACCTTAAGAAGAAATGGCAAGACTTGCAGGACAAGGTTCAAAAGGAGGGCGTCAAGCAGAGTTTTGCAGAGTTTGTCCAGGAGCAAAAACGCAAGGCAGAGCAAAGCAAAACCTTTTCCAATGTCAGTCAATGGATCAAAGAAAAAACAAAACGGGATTAA
- the proC gene encoding pyrroline-5-carboxylate reductase, translating to MKIGFIGLGNMGAALAYAVSQQPDTQLLLSNHNPAKAQALQTQLGGQLFSNGEIAEQAEVIFLGVKPHLIQSVLSGLQDQISQNSSAIWISMAAGVTLDSLAEYVSADHLIRIMPNTPVAIGQGMTTYSLVNQNLAPLLEQILEKSGKVQQVPESLIDAATAIAGCGPAFVYQMIEALTDAGVQNGLTAQDAKVLAAQTLAGTAQMVLNSDKHPAQLRQEVTSPGGSTIAGVVALEKEGFRYAIIKAVAAALKKTRKLGKK from the coding sequence ATGAAGATTGGATTTATCGGACTGGGCAACATGGGAGCGGCATTGGCTTATGCAGTCAGTCAGCAGCCAGATACCCAGCTCCTCCTCAGCAATCATAACCCAGCAAAAGCCCAGGCTCTACAAACTCAGCTGGGCGGTCAGCTTTTTTCTAATGGGGAAATAGCAGAGCAGGCCGAGGTCATTTTCCTTGGGGTCAAGCCTCACCTGATTCAGTCAGTCTTGTCAGGCTTACAGGACCAGATCAGCCAGAATTCCTCAGCTATCTGGATTTCTATGGCAGCGGGTGTGACCCTTGACAGCCTGGCAGAATATGTATCGGCAGACCACCTCATTCGCATCATGCCCAATACACCGGTCGCTATCGGCCAAGGCATGACGACCTACAGCTTGGTCAATCAAAATCTCGCTCCGCTATTGGAACAAATCCTAGAAAAATCAGGCAAGGTCCAGCAGGTGCCAGAGAGCCTGATCGACGCAGCGACGGCTATCGCAGGCTGCGGACCAGCCTTTGTCTATCAGATGATTGAGGCTTTGACGGATGCCGGTGTGCAAAATGGGCTGACGGCCCAAGATGCTAAAGTTTTGGCGGCTCAAACTCTGGCAGGAACTGCCCAGATGGTCTTGAACAGCGACAAGCACCCAGCCCAGCTCCGACAGGAAGTGACCTCGCCAGGAGGCTCGACTATCGCAGGCGTGGTAGCTCTTGAAAAAGAAGGCTTCCGTTACGCCATTATCAAGGCAGTCGCCGCCGCCCTCAAAAAGACGAGAAAATTGGGTAAAAAATAG
- a CDS encoding glutamate-5-semialdehyde dehydrogenase, with translation MTTTQALLDSLLVHKASINLATTEQKNQALSAMADQLVAQTEEILAGNAVDMENAQGKISQVMQDRLLLTIERIEAMADGIRALIDLPDPVGLVLEESTRTDGLKISKKSIPFGLVGMIYESRPNVTSDAAALAIKSGNAVILRGGKEAFHSAQAIVTALKAGLEEVGLSPKVIELVQDTSRTSATELMTAKGKIDLLVPRGGAGLIQAVVENATVPVIETGTGICHVYVDKDADLDKALQIVVNAKTSRPSVCNSAEVLLVHEAIASQFLPRLEEALSGQVELRADEKAQALLNQSTPAGDQDFDTEFLDFILAVKVVSSVEEAISHIAQHSTGHSEAIVTENSQTADLFTLYVDSAAVYVNASTRFTDGGEFGLGCELGISTQKMHARGPMGLREMTTYKYIITGDGHIR, from the coding sequence ATGACAACAACACAAGCATTATTAGACAGTTTATTGGTCCATAAGGCCTCTATCAATCTAGCGACAACCGAACAAAAAAACCAGGCCCTATCAGCCATGGCAGACCAGTTGGTTGCCCAAACTGAGGAAATCCTAGCAGGTAATGCCGTCGACATGGAAAATGCCCAAGGCAAGATTAGCCAAGTCATGCAGGACAGATTACTCCTGACAATAGAGCGGATTGAAGCCATGGCAGACGGTATTCGTGCCTTGATTGACTTGCCAGATCCTGTCGGGCTGGTCTTGGAAGAATCCACTCGGACAGACGGGTTGAAGATTAGTAAGAAGTCTATTCCTTTTGGCTTGGTGGGGATGATTTACGAAAGCCGTCCCAATGTGACTTCAGACGCCGCAGCCTTGGCCATCAAGAGTGGTAATGCGGTTATCTTGCGTGGAGGAAAGGAAGCCTTTCATTCAGCTCAAGCTATTGTCACAGCCCTCAAAGCTGGTTTGGAAGAAGTTGGCCTATCACCTAAGGTCATCGAACTAGTCCAAGATACCAGCCGAACCTCTGCGACAGAGTTGATGACGGCAAAAGGCAAGATTGACCTCTTGGTGCCTCGCGGTGGTGCAGGGCTCATTCAAGCTGTTGTGGAAAATGCGACAGTGCCAGTTATAGAAACAGGCACAGGCATCTGCCATGTCTATGTAGATAAGGATGCAGACTTGGACAAGGCCTTGCAGATTGTGGTCAATGCCAAGACTAGTCGTCCATCTGTCTGCAATTCGGCAGAGGTTTTACTGGTTCATGAAGCAATTGCCAGCCAATTCCTACCTCGTTTGGAAGAAGCTCTTTCTGGTCAGGTAGAATTGCGGGCTGACGAGAAGGCTCAGGCTCTCCTCAACCAATCCACACCAGCAGGCGACCAAGATTTTGACACGGAATTTCTGGACTTTATCTTGGCTGTTAAAGTCGTTTCAAGTGTGGAAGAAGCTATCAGCCACATCGCTCAGCATTCAACAGGGCACAGCGAGGCCATTGTGACGGAAAACAGCCAGACGGCAGACCTCTTTACGCTCTACGTAGACTCGGCGGCAGTCTATGTCAATGCCTCGACCCGCTTCACAGACGGTGGAGAGTTCGGTCTGGGCTGCGAGTTGGGCATCTCCACTCAGAAGATGCATGCCCGTGGTCCTATGGGCTTGCGTGAGATGACCACCTACAAGTACATCATCACAGGCGACGGCCACATTCGTTAG
- the proB gene encoding glutamate 5-kinase, with protein sequence MTEKTIVFKVGTSSLTQENGSLDRIKIARITNQLAQLHQKGYQIVLVTSGSIAAGFRRLGFDKRPTKIAEKQASAAVGQGLLIEEYTQNLMKDGIVSAQILLTQDDFADARRYQNASQALQVLLKQRAIPIINENDTIAIEEIKVGDNDTLSAQVASLLKADLLVLLTDVDGLYTANPNSDPNAKHLPEIKEITEDLFAMAAGAGTSNGTGGMTTKLQAAQIATKSGVPVFICSSKEDTALLQAVTQANRGTLFLADDHAMNQRKQWMAFYARTDAAVEVDAGAVDAMLHQGRSLLAAGVKALEGDFEVGQVVEVYSQADHRLIGKGRVKLSSRDLQDQLANGRAEGVFIHRNDWVSL encoded by the coding sequence ATGACAGAAAAAACGATTGTATTTAAGGTAGGAACCAGCTCTCTGACCCAAGAAAATGGCAGTTTGGACCGCATTAAGATTGCTCGGATTACCAATCAGCTAGCTCAGTTGCATCAGAAGGGTTACCAGATTGTGTTGGTGACTTCGGGGTCCATTGCTGCTGGTTTTCGGAGATTGGGATTTGACAAACGACCGACCAAGATTGCGGAGAAACAGGCTTCTGCGGCCGTTGGTCAGGGCTTGCTGATTGAGGAATATACACAGAACCTGATGAAAGACGGGATTGTGTCAGCTCAGATTTTGTTGACCCAGGATGATTTTGCGGATGCCAGACGCTATCAGAATGCCTCTCAGGCCTTGCAGGTCTTGCTCAAACAGCGTGCTATTCCTATTATCAATGAAAATGACACCATTGCTATTGAGGAGATTAAGGTGGGGGACAATGATACTTTATCTGCCCAAGTGGCTTCTCTCTTGAAAGCAGACCTCTTGGTGCTCTTGACGGATGTGGACGGACTTTACACGGCCAATCCTAACAGCGATCCCAACGCCAAACATTTGCCAGAGATTAAGGAAATTACGGAAGACTTATTTGCCATGGCAGCAGGAGCAGGAACGTCCAACGGAACGGGCGGCATGACTACCAAATTACAGGCGGCGCAGATTGCGACCAAATCGGGCGTACCTGTCTTTATCTGCTCGTCCAAGGAGGATACGGCCCTTTTACAAGCCGTCACCCAAGCCAATCGTGGCACCCTCTTTTTAGCTGATGACCACGCCATGAACCAACGCAAGCAGTGGATGGCTTTCTATGCTCGGACAGATGCAGCAGTTGAGGTGGATGCTGGTGCGGTTGATGCCATGTTGCACCAAGGACGCAGTTTGTTAGCTGCTGGTGTCAAAGCCCTAGAAGGCGACTTTGAAGTAGGACAGGTCGTGGAAGTTTACAGTCAAGCAGACCACCGTTTGATTGGTAAAGGGCGGGTTAAACTCTCGTCCCGGGACTTGCAGGACCAGTTGGCAAATGGCAGAGCGGAAGGTGTGTTTATTCACCGCAACGATTGGGTTAGCTTATAG
- a CDS encoding bifunctional DnaQ family exonuclease/ATP-dependent helicase — MNSMKDTRTSNRYAVVDLEATGTGADAKIIQIGIVLVENGEIIDSYATDINPYELLDDHIKNLTGITDQQLEQAPDFGQVAGRIYDMIGDAIFVAHNVKFDANLLAEALFFEGYELLTPRVDTVELAQLFFPTFDKYSLGNLAEHLDLGLDQAHTAISDALATARLLIKIQEKIKSLPRTVVDKILDLADNLLFESRLVIDELVPYLEETISTSLESVHGLVLRKPVKAQPAYHLSEDFATNIALLGLHERKKQTAFAQVVEKRLADVEQVHFIQAQAGLGKTYGYLLPLLARSEKPLLVTVPTKLLQEQIMEKEGSKLREIFHISMASLKSPKHFIKLDSFWKTLQRQDDNRLVNQFKMQVLVWLTETTTGDLDELKQKQRYQAYFDEIAHDGNLEPTSLFWGWDFWQGLNQQALSSRVLITNHAYFLSHLKDQDPLMDNRLVVIDEAQKFLLAAENLAMDSQELTALLQILQSKKDRADKVLDQRLYESCQFELNHLLNRFRQYGQREIAKEDLGQLKQNLAELQDIDLQDLAQLLDYYDSFWLEEKYLEDKRIAYLRGSKDSLLNVATYLPDTKIFCISATLTISKKVSLANLLGFERVTMDLLPTQAVTNQQLLFPTNLPDILAGSKEEHAAYLVHSLGKIAELGRPILVLFTSISLLLQVSDLLEDNNIPHLAQHKHGQEMTLKRKFERGECQILLGTGVFWEGVDFASQDQLIQVITRLPFDNPKDRFVQKINHHLREEGKNPFYDYSLPMMMIKLKQAIGRTNRHDKQDSVVLVLDPRIHTKRYGQQVLSFFEKEYQVLSMNEKEIEGLVQDFFEEV; from the coding sequence ATGAACAGTATGAAAGATACGCGAACAAGCAATCGGTATGCCGTTGTCGATTTGGAAGCAACAGGTACAGGTGCCGATGCAAAAATTATTCAAATCGGGATTGTTCTGGTTGAAAACGGAGAAATTATTGACAGCTATGCGACGGACATCAATCCCTACGAGCTACTTGATGACCATATTAAAAATCTGACGGGCATCACAGACCAGCAGTTGGAACAGGCTCCTGATTTTGGTCAGGTAGCTGGAAGAATTTATGACATGATTGGAGATGCCATTTTTGTAGCCCATAATGTCAAATTTGATGCCAATCTCTTGGCAGAAGCTCTTTTCTTCGAAGGCTATGAACTGCTGACACCGCGCGTGGATACGGTGGAATTGGCACAATTATTTTTCCCGACATTTGATAAATACAGTCTGGGCAATCTAGCAGAGCATTTGGACTTGGGGTTGGACCAGGCACACACGGCTATTTCAGATGCACTGGCAACGGCTCGACTTCTTATCAAAATTCAAGAGAAAATCAAGAGTTTGCCTCGAACTGTTGTTGATAAAATTCTTGATTTGGCGGATAATCTGCTCTTTGAATCCCGTCTGGTCATTGATGAACTGGTGCCATACCTAGAAGAAACGATTTCGACCAGTTTAGAAAGTGTTCACGGCTTGGTTTTGAGAAAGCCAGTCAAAGCCCAGCCAGCCTATCATCTGTCAGAAGATTTTGCGACCAATATTGCCCTTCTAGGTCTACACGAACGTAAAAAACAAACGGCCTTTGCTCAAGTGGTTGAAAAACGATTGGCTGATGTGGAACAAGTGCATTTTATACAGGCTCAGGCAGGCTTGGGCAAGACCTACGGTTATCTGCTGCCCTTGCTTGCCAGGTCAGAAAAGCCTCTCTTGGTGACGGTGCCGACCAAGCTTCTTCAAGAGCAGATTATGGAAAAAGAGGGGAGTAAGCTGAGAGAGATTTTCCATATTTCCATGGCTTCCCTCAAGTCGCCCAAGCATTTTATCAAATTGGATAGTTTTTGGAAAACCTTGCAGCGTCAAGATGATAACCGCTTGGTCAATCAATTTAAGATGCAGGTCCTTGTCTGGCTGACAGAAACTACAACAGGTGATTTGGACGAGCTCAAGCAGAAACAACGCTACCAAGCCTACTTTGACGAGATTGCTCATGACGGAAACTTGGAGCCTACCAGTCTTTTCTGGGGTTGGGATTTTTGGCAAGGTTTGAATCAGCAAGCCCTATCCAGCAGGGTTCTCATTACCAATCATGCCTATTTCCTCAGTCACCTCAAGGATCAAGATCCTCTGATGGACAATCGTTTGGTGGTCATTGATGAGGCTCAGAAATTCCTCTTGGCTGCCGAAAATCTGGCGATGGACTCTCAGGAACTTACAGCTCTATTACAAATATTGCAGAGTAAAAAAGATAGGGCGGATAAGGTTCTAGACCAACGTCTCTATGAGTCCTGTCAATTTGAGCTCAACCACCTCTTGAATCGTTTTCGCCAGTATGGTCAAAGGGAAATAGCAAAAGAAGACTTAGGTCAACTCAAGCAGAATTTAGCTGAATTACAGGACATTGACTTGCAGGACCTGGCTCAACTCCTAGACTATTATGACAGTTTTTGGCTGGAAGAAAAGTATCTTGAGGACAAGCGGATTGCTTATTTGCGGGGTTCCAAGGACAGCCTCTTGAATGTGGCTACTTACCTGCCAGACACCAAGATTTTCTGTATCAGCGCCACCTTGACCATCAGCAAGAAGGTCAGTCTGGCCAATCTACTGGGCTTTGAGCGGGTCACCATGGACTTGCTCCCTACACAAGCAGTGACCAACCAACAGCTACTCTTTCCGACCAATCTCCCTGATATCCTGGCTGGTTCCAAGGAAGAGCACGCTGCCTATTTGGTGCATTCCTTAGGGAAAATAGCAGAGCTGGGCAGACCGATTTTGGTCTTATTCACCTCTATTTCCCTGCTTTTACAAGTGTCGGATTTACTAGAAGACAATAACATTCCTCACCTAGCCCAACATAAGCATGGACAGGAAATGACCCTAAAACGCAAATTTGAACGGGGTGAATGTCAGATTTTACTGGGCACAGGTGTATTCTGGGAGGGAGTTGACTTTGCCAGCCAGGACCAATTGATCCAGGTCATTACAAGACTGCCATTCGACAATCCCAAGGACCGTTTTGTCCAGAAAATCAATCACCATCTGCGTGAAGAAGGCAAGAATCCATTTTACGATTACAGCCTGCCCATGATGATGATCAAATTAAAACAGGCCATCGGACGTACCAATCGGCATGACAAACAAGATTCTGTGGTCTTAGTATTGGATCCTCGCATTCATACCAAGCGATATGGACAACAAGTTCTTTCCTTCTTTGAGAAAGAGTATCAAGTTTTAAGCATGAATGAGAAGGAAATAGAAGGGCTCGTTCAGGATTTTTTTGAAGAAGTATAA
- a CDS encoding MBL fold metallo-hydrolase gives MIIHKSVNPVAFQNTYYIENDSHLLVVDPGSDWAKIQATIEKIGKPIAAILLTHTHYDHIMSLDILRETYNFPPVYVAESEASWLYTPEMNLSGLPRHDDMENVVCRPAENIFQYQEDYQFDGFHFKVVPTPGHSIGGVSFIFPEAEAVVTGDALFRETIGRTDLPTSNFDDLIAGIREHIFTLPNHYTVHPGHGQNTSVGHEKNFNPFFR, from the coding sequence ATGATTATCCACAAATCTGTCAACCCTGTTGCCTTTCAAAATACCTACTATATTGAAAATGATAGCCACCTGCTTGTCGTTGACCCAGGAAGCGACTGGGCTAAAATCCAAGCCACTATTGAAAAAATTGGTAAACCAATTGCGGCCATTCTCTTGACCCACACCCATTACGATCATATTATGAGTTTGGACATCCTGCGTGAGACCTACAATTTCCCGCCTGTCTATGTGGCTGAAAGCGAGGCTAGCTGGCTCTACACACCAGAGATGAATCTATCAGGTCTACCTCGTCATGATGATATGGAAAATGTGGTCTGCCGACCTGCTGAAAACATCTTCCAATACCAAGAAGACTATCAGTTTGACGGTTTCCATTTCAAGGTTGTGCCAACACCGGGCCACTCCATCGGTGGTGTATCCTTTATCTTTCCAGAAGCGGAAGCCGTTGTCACTGGAGATGCTCTATTCCGTGAAACGATTGGACGCACAGACCTACCAACCAGCAACTTTGATGACTTGATTGCGGGTATCCGAGAACACATCTTCACCCTGCCAAACCACTACACCGTCCATCCTGGACATGGTCAAAATACCAGCGTTGGACACGAAAAAAACTTCAATCCATTTTTTAGATGA
- a CDS encoding M13 family metallopeptidase, protein MIKQGLLRLVLLGFVCLLAACGGQKIGDDQTQVEKAEPTIQTNFYQAINRDWLNGGWLSSGTPFYNEFTRLQMEVDEQLKSDFDKMVAGQLEPQSEDLVEFIKLYQQGLDFTKREEDGVRVARMILDEMMGIASFSELKSLSQDWIRKDYPLPYGLDVIANPRNTSERMLILLPPQTILPDKSYYEDRTVREKLMDSYRISARHILEKCGYSDGEATALVEGAIAFDNRLVDTLPASENVHSDWGPVNAEELRSFSEVKNYSPALSIGEQLVGLVGLEPEEVYVSNPSYFEQLSQFIKEENFSEYRSWALVSQAMKLAPYLTGEIMQTAGRFHAEVQGVSASYPNDYMTYLDVTGIFKESLGVYYGHNYADETDLLAIQEMAEAISSTYQERILANDWLSQTTKQAAIKKLENITYHIGYPRELSDWTKSLKVREDLSYIENVLAITIQARTGVFERYSQPIDRQTWASNVSASEVTAAYAPSQNAIYIPAAILQAPYYDKNQSVAENYGGIGKIIAHEFVHAFDATGANFDETGSLKDWWTERDRLAFEEKNQALVDLFDGLEVYGGRVDGHLTLSENLADLGGIQIALATLKEEEPSANLKEFFEHYARSRREMVAVDYGRYQLQVDTHSPEEFRVNLQLQQMDDFYKVYHIQEGDPMYRAPEERLVMW, encoded by the coding sequence GTGATAAAACAAGGTCTACTTAGATTGGTTTTGCTTGGTTTTGTCTGTCTCTTAGCTGCCTGCGGTGGTCAGAAAATAGGAGATGACCAAACACAAGTTGAAAAAGCAGAACCGACTATCCAAACTAATTTTTATCAAGCTATAAATAGGGACTGGTTAAATGGTGGCTGGTTATCAAGTGGCACACCATTCTACAATGAGTTTACAAGATTGCAAATGGAAGTAGATGAGCAATTAAAATCGGATTTTGACAAAATGGTAGCTGGTCAGCTAGAGCCTCAGTCGGAGGATTTAGTAGAATTTATCAAGTTGTATCAGCAAGGTCTTGATTTTACCAAAAGGGAAGAAGATGGTGTCAGAGTAGCTAGAATGATACTGGATGAAATGATGGGAATTGCTTCGTTTTCCGAGCTGAAATCGCTTAGCCAAGATTGGATTCGTAAGGACTATCCATTGCCCTATGGTCTTGATGTGATTGCCAATCCACGAAACACATCTGAAAGAATGCTAATTTTGCTACCACCTCAGACGATTCTACCTGATAAGTCCTACTATGAAGACAGGACTGTTCGTGAGAAACTCATGGATTCTTACCGTATATCTGCGAGACATATTTTGGAAAAATGTGGCTACTCAGACGGGGAGGCTACTGCTTTGGTTGAAGGTGCCATTGCTTTTGACAATCGACTCGTTGACACTCTACCAGCTAGTGAGAATGTGCATAGTGATTGGGGGCCTGTGAACGCAGAAGAACTTAGATCATTCTCAGAGGTCAAAAACTACTCTCCAGCTTTATCGATTGGAGAACAATTAGTAGGACTGGTGGGCTTGGAACCGGAGGAAGTTTATGTTTCTAATCCAAGCTATTTTGAACAATTATCCCAATTTATCAAGGAAGAAAATTTCTCAGAATATCGATCATGGGCTTTGGTTAGCCAAGCAATGAAGTTAGCTCCCTATTTGACTGGGGAAATCATGCAGACAGCAGGGAGATTTCATGCAGAAGTCCAAGGAGTTTCAGCCTCCTATCCAAATGATTACATGACTTATCTGGATGTGACTGGAATTTTCAAGGAAAGCTTGGGTGTTTATTATGGTCATAACTATGCCGATGAAACGGACTTACTTGCCATTCAGGAAATGGCTGAGGCAATCTCTAGTACCTATCAGGAAAGGATTCTAGCCAATGATTGGCTCAGTCAAACCACCAAGCAAGCCGCAATTAAAAAATTAGAAAATATCACTTATCATATCGGTTATCCAAGGGAGTTGAGCGACTGGACCAAGTCATTAAAGGTGCGTGAAGACTTGTCTTATATTGAAAATGTTTTGGCTATTACGATTCAAGCTAGAACAGGAGTTTTCGAGCGTTATAGTCAGCCAATAGATAGACAAACTTGGGCTAGCAATGTATCGGCAAGTGAAGTAACAGCCGCCTACGCTCCTAGTCAGAATGCTATTTATATTCCGGCGGCTATTTTACAAGCTCCCTATTATGACAAAAATCAATCTGTAGCCGAGAATTATGGTGGGATTGGCAAAATTATCGCTCATGAGTTTGTTCATGCCTTTGATGCCACAGGAGCAAATTTTGATGAGACTGGTAGTCTAAAAGACTGGTGGACAGAGCGAGATAGACTAGCGTTTGAAGAAAAAAATCAAGCCCTAGTAGACTTGTTTGATGGTCTGGAAGTTTATGGTGGTAGAGTAGATGGTCATTTAACCTTGTCTGAAAATCTTGCGGATTTGGGAGGAATACAGATTGCCTTGGCTACGCTCAAAGAAGAAGAACCGTCAGCTAATCTAAAAGAATTTTTTGAGCACTATGCCCGTAGCCGTCGAGAAATGGTTGCGGTTGATTATGGCCGTTATCAACTTCAGGTAGACACACATTCTCCTGAGGAATTTCGGGTCAATCTCCAATTACAGCAAATGGATGATTTTTATAAAGTCTACCATATTCAAGAAGGTGACCCAATGTATAGGGCACCCGAAGAGAGACTGGTTATGTGGTAA
- a CDS encoding PhoH family protein yields MQEHSIDIHLKHPDDLFSLFGSNERHLRLMEQELGVVIHARTEKVQVIGQEDHVEQARLVIQSLLVLVNRGLVINTPDVVTAISMVKNDEIEKFVALYEEEIIKDNYGKPIRVKTLGQKLYVDSVKRHDIVFGIGPAGTGKTFLAVTLAVTALKRGQVKRIVLTRPAVEAGESLGFLPGDLKEKVDPYLRPVYDALYQILGKEQTTRLMEREIIEIAPLAYMRGRTLEDAFVILDEAQNTTIMQMKMFLTRLGFNSKMIVNGDISQIDLPRKVKSGLIDATEKLSKIPQIDFVHFSAKDVVRHPVVAQIINAYEQEVLAADGRASFETIGELRKEKDAEE; encoded by the coding sequence TTGCAAGAACATTCAATTGATATTCACCTAAAACACCCAGATGATTTGTTTAGTCTTTTTGGTTCTAATGAGCGTCATTTGCGATTGATGGAACAGGAATTGGGCGTGGTGATCCATGCACGAACAGAAAAAGTCCAAGTGATTGGGCAAGAAGACCATGTAGAACAGGCCCGTCTTGTTATCCAGTCCCTTCTTGTCTTGGTCAATCGGGGCTTGGTCATTAATACGCCAGATGTGGTCACGGCTATTTCCATGGTCAAAAATGACGAGATTGAGAAATTCGTTGCCCTCTACGAAGAAGAGATTATCAAGGACAACTACGGCAAACCCATTCGCGTAAAGACCCTTGGTCAAAAACTCTACGTGGACAGCGTAAAGCGTCATGACATCGTGTTTGGAATTGGACCAGCTGGTACAGGGAAGACCTTTTTGGCGGTTACTCTAGCTGTAACAGCCCTCAAGCGGGGCCAGGTCAAGCGGATTGTCCTGACCCGTCCTGCGGTAGAAGCAGGCGAAAGTTTAGGTTTTTTGCCAGGGGACTTAAAAGAAAAAGTAGACCCCTATTTGCGTCCTGTCTATGATGCCCTCTACCAGATTTTGGGCAAGGAGCAGACCACGCGCCTAATGGAGCGCGAGATTATCGAGATTGCACCGCTGGCCTATATGCGCGGTAGGACGCTGGAAGACGCCTTTGTCATCTTGGATGAGGCGCAAAATACTACCATTATGCAGATGAAGATGTTCCTGACCCGTCTGGGCTTTAATTCCAAGATGATTGTCAATGGGGATATTAGTCAGATTGACCTGCCGCGCAAGGTTAAGTCGGGCTTGATTGATGCGACGGAGAAATTGAGCAAAATTCCGCAGATTGATTTCGTGCATTTTTCAGCCAAGGATGTGGTCCGCCATCCAGTCGTTGCCCAGATTATTAACGCTTACGAGCAGGAGGTGCTGGCTGCGGATGGTCGGGCAAGTTTTGAGACGATTGGGGAGTTGAGGAAAGAGAAAGATGCGGAGGAGTAA
- a CDS encoding YozE family protein yields the protein MRRSFYSWLMTQRNPKSNEPVAILADYAFEEVDFPKQSDNFDEVSRFLEESASFAFSMSDFDAIWEEYLGH from the coding sequence GTGAGAAGAAGTTTTTATTCTTGGTTGATGACCCAACGCAATCCTAAGAGCAATGAGCCTGTTGCAATTTTAGCAGATTATGCTTTTGAGGAAGTTGATTTTCCTAAGCAATCAGATAATTTTGATGAGGTCAGTCGTTTTTTGGAAGAATCTGCTAGCTTTGCTTTTTCCATGTCAGACTTTGATGCCATTTGGGAAGAGTATTTGGGACATTGA